CGCGGCCCCGGTCGTACGGACGCGCAACACCGTCCGGGGCCAGTGCCTCGCGCTTGGCCCGCTCCCGCAGTACCGGCTCGCAGAGGTCGTCGGCGGCGAGCAGGAGCATCCGCTCGGCCTGCCCGGTGCGCAGGAACCAGAGCGCGGCGTCCAGCCCGAGGATCGCCGACGACCCGCCGGACGCCACGGTCGTCGTCGGTCCGCGCAGGCTCAGCGCCTGGCACACCGCACCGCCGGGCGCGTTGATCGTCGCGCCGGAGAACAGCAGCGCGCTCGGGCCCTCGCCGCGCTCGGCGGCGGTGGCCAGCGTGTACGTGCTGCGGATCGGGCCGTAGCCGGTGGCGAACACCAGCCCGGTGGTGTCCCGGCCGGACCGCGAGGCCGGGAGCTTCGCGTCGTTCCAGGCCGCCACCGCAGCCGCCAGCGCCTGCCTGGCGAACGCGTCCATGTGCCGCCAGAGCCCCGGTGCGGCCAGCGGGCGTCCGGTCAGCGGCGGCGGCTCGACCCCGTAGCCGTCGAGGTGCTCGAGCCGCCGGATCCAGGACTCGCCGGACGTCAGCCCGGCGCGCCAGGCGTCCAGGCCGACGCCGGTTCCGCCGACCGCGCCGAGGCCGGAGACCACGATCCGTCCGTCGGTCAGCGGCGGACGGTCCGCTTTCCGGCCGGGGCGAGTGAGCACCAGCGAGCAGTTGTTGCCGCCGAACGCGTAGTTGTTGGAGACCGTGACCTCGACGTCCGCCGGGCGGCCCCGGTTGGGCACGAAGTCCATCGCGGTCGGGTACGGCTCGCGGAAGCCGACCGTCGGCGGCACGGTTCCGGTGTGGACGGCCAGCACGCAGGCCACGGCCTCGATCGCACCGGACGCGCCGAGGCTGTGCCCGATCGCCGACTTCGTGCCGCTGATCGGGACCCGGCTGACCCGGTCGCCGAACAGCGTCGCCATGGCTTTTTTCTCCATCGTGTCGTTGGCAGGCGTGCCGGTGCCGTGGCCGTTGACGTAGGAGACGTCGTCGACGGTGAGACCGGCGTCGGCGAGGCCGCGACGGACCGCGCTGATCGCGCCGCGCCCGGACGGATCGGGCGAGGTGGCGTGGTAGGCGTCGGCGGAGAGGCCGTAGCCGGCGACGTCGGCCAGGATGCGGGCACCGCGGGCTTCGGCGCGGGCCCGGGTCTCCAGGACGAGGAACGCGGCGCCCTCACCGAGGCTGAGACCGGTCGACTCGCTGTAGGGCGCGGTGGGGCCGGGCGCGACCGCCTGGAGGCTCGCGAACCCGGCCAGCGTCTCGGCCAGCAGGATGTCGACGCCGCCCGCGAGCACGATCTCGGCGGAGCCGTCCCAGAGCAGGTCGCGGCCGGTTCCGACGGCGTTCGCACCGGCGGCACAGGCGGTCGAGATCACGACCCTGGGGCCGGTCAGCGCGAACCGTT
This Cryptosporangium aurantiacum DNA region includes the following protein-coding sequences:
- a CDS encoding beta-ketoacyl-[acyl-carrier-protein] synthase family protein codes for the protein MDRVPVVVTGVGVLSPLGRNAEEFWSNLVAGRRAVVRAESGELAGAFAGVVPDEWLPVGDDERNTALAVVAAREALDHAGLDSAALGAAEVGLVLGKCQGTPDASRASYAPFHETCDEIAERFALTGPRVVISTACAAGANAVGTGRDLLWDGSAEIVLAGGVDILLAETLAGFASLQAVAPGPTAPYSESTGLSLGEGAAFLVLETRARAEARGARILADVAGYGLSADAYHATSPDPSGRGAISAVRRGLADAGLTVDDVSYVNGHGTGTPANDTMEKKAMATLFGDRVSRVPISGTKSAIGHSLGASGAIEAVACVLAVHTGTVPPTVGFREPYPTAMDFVPNRGRPADVEVTVSNNYAFGGNNCSLVLTRPGRKADRPPLTDGRIVVSGLGAVGGTGVGLDAWRAGLTSGESWIRRLEHLDGYGVEPPPLTGRPLAAPGLWRHMDAFARQALAAAVAAWNDAKLPASRSGRDTTGLVFATGYGPIRSTYTLATAAERGEGPSALLFSGATINAPGGAVCQALSLRGPTTTVASGGSSAILGLDAALWFLRTGQAERMLLLAADDLCEPVLRERAKREALAPDGVARPYDRGRAGPVLGAASVALVLEPAETVAARGGRAYCEVTGVAHSSAGRETDVLRRALSRAATTPDDVDLCVGSGSGSAYDVVEARALGAVFSSRTSVTAPKSITGECEAASGAVNLLVGAVALAEGLVPPTVNLVEPLPDVALAHVTEPGTGSGLRRVVATATSPNSTFGAAVLASVG